GTCAACAGTTTTCCGTCCCAATTGAGAATTGAAATTTGGACATTGTGCTTAATCAACCATCTGATAGCATCCAACGTCATATTACCAGTTTGTCCATAGACTACTATACTATCGACATCAATTCTCTTTGGAGAGAATACGTATTCTTCTGGCTCTTCAGTAGCTGAAAATCTCCCATCCTTGATGTGAAGTTTAGCACCATCAACACGCATGTTGATTCCATTACCATTTAAAAGTAGAAGCTTCATTTCTTTAGCCTCCTGAATCCAGTAGTTGGAACAGTGGTTTTTGTCCCTTCAATAGCTTCCAATGGGCTGCAAAGCTTCAAGGGCTTGTCTGCATTTATCTCAGCTTCATCTCTTATTTTTGATATGATCTCAGCAGTATTCTTATCATCGTTTTTCCTCAGCTTATTTTCCAGATTAAACAGTTCGGCCCTTCCCTCTTCAATAACTTTAGCAGTAAAAACAGTCATATAATCATTTTGGAAAGCTGATAACTTTCTTGATCGAATGTCTTTTTTCAGTTGTTCGAGAACAGTTTTATCCTTGTAATAACCCAAGAGTTTTATGATATGATTTCTCAGCTTCAAGTATTTATCATGGCCTTCTGGATACTTTTCCAATAGTGCCTTTAATGCTTCCAACAAATTAGTTTTATTTCTAGGTTTTATCTCTTTATTCACAATACTCTCGTAAAGAATACTTAGAACACCATCTATAATTTCGGCATCTCCACTTGTTAGATTATTTACCAAAACATCCAGTTGACTTGGATTGAGGATATATTTGTTTTTATAACGCTTGATCTCAGCAATTACCATCTTCTTATCAATATCATCCCCTGTTTTGAGGAGTTCAAACACATCATCAAGGTGTTTTTTTCTATCCGCGGCATCTTTGACAAATATATATGAGGCGTTCCCATCTTCTTTTTCTACACCATACTTTTCGAGTTCTTCAGGTTCTTTTAAAGTTATTATTAAACCTACTTTATGCATATTTGCCAGTTTTTTGTCAATAGTCTTCGGACTATATCCTCGATCCTCTGGATTTGTATCTGGATTTGGATGAAGACTCCTTATATATGCTATGAGTTGCCGCCTTCTAGAATACCCATTTTCAGATAGATAATTGACAACCTCTACCTCAAAACTTACCTTATTATTAGACATTATTACCTCATAACTTCAACTAACATATATCATAACTACTATCAAAATATGCCTCAAATATGTATATAAATTTTATTGCTAATTCGAATTTTGTATGAAATCAACTGCTAGAATCTTAGTAACTTTGCCTCCTTATCTCAAGGAGAAGTTAGAGCAGAAAGCAAAAGAATATGGGTGCTCTCAGGCCGAGGTCCTCAGGACATCGTTTATTAGGCTCTTGGAGGCTGAAAAATGAGCCGAATGCAATTTTCTGAAAAGTATCGGACCTATGGCGAATGGCTAAAGGCTCAACCAAGAGATACTAGGTATGCAAAAGAGATCATCAGGAAACACAACCTGAACCCATCAGCTACACTCAGTACCCTCCGTAAAATGAGAGTATCTGATATTGCACCTGCTTTTAGTCCTTTTAACAAGCTTTCTCCTGAACAGCGAGAAATGAGAACTAGAGCACTCTACACATTGAATGATATGAGGAAAGGCAAATCCCTTACTTCAGCAGCAAAAGAGCAAGGAATCAATGTGCAGGATGCTCTAAAGCATCTTGGAAATGCCGTCTCTAAAAAGAATGGTCGTTGGGTTGCAACAAAAACAGACAGCATAGAGAGAAGTAGATGGCTCTACTCTAATGGCAAAAGGATTAGTGTTGTAATCAAAAGCTCAAGAGATGCATCTCTTATCAGCAAGTACCTCAATGCTGTCAGGATTGCTGTAATAACAGGACCTGCAACAAAACTTGAAGCGTTCAAAGGTGTCACAATAAAGGGAGTAGATGGAAAAGATTACCCATTTGAAACCGATCTTGAGAAGTTGTATGAGTTAAAACTGCAGATCGAAAATCCTGAGCTTTTACCAATATACGACGACAGAAGCTAAACAACTCTAGTTCAATGAGGGAGCGGTTTGTCCAACGAGGATTTTATTTCACAGATAAAACAACAGGCTAAGACTGAACAGCTTGTTAAAAATGGCATCTGTGAAATTTGTGGAGAAACCAATCCTTATGCTTTGAAGATTTTTGAAAATCATCACATTTCCACAAGAGGCTTTTCGGATGAAACTAGAGTTCTCTGTCTGAACTGTCATGCTGCTGTCACGCATTTTCAGAATAATTTACCGCCTAAATTCCGATCAAGCAAATTACCACTAGAAGAGAGAATAGAATACATTCTCCTTTCACATGCAGCATTAAGAAAACGGATGGATGAAGTTGAAATTGATTTAATAAACCAAAAGTATGGGGGTTGAAATATGAATAACGTTGCCTTAAGGACATTCTCAACAAAAAAAGAAGAGAAGAAACAATCAACTTTCAGATATAAGCAGGATACTCCAGAATTTTCCAGAGTTTTTACTTTTGATACAGAAACAACAGCAGATGAGTATCTTAACTTGAAATTTGGGTCTTTTAATGTACATGAAAATGATGTATATCATTACGGTGGGCTATTCTGGGATGAAAGGCATGTTTCAGAGAAAGAGCATAAAGTCCTGAAGGAGTATGCAGAAAAACACAACATACGCTTATTCTCCCTTAAAGAGTTCATCAAACTCTTTTATCTGGAAGTCTATGAAAAGAAAGTGCTCTGCATTGGCTATAATATCAACTTCGATCTATCAAGGATTATTCTTGATTATGGTCATGGCAGATATTCGGGCAAGGATGGTTTTTCCCTCGTACTTAGTGAAGATACGACTTACCCAAGACTACGCATAAAGCATCTGACTGGGAGATCATATAATGTTGAGTTTACCAGAGCAAAGGGCAAGTACAGAAAGAAGAAAACCTTCAAAGGACATTTTCTGGATGTAAGTAACTTAGCTTGTACTTTAACTGACAACAAATCTCTTACACTTGAAAAAGCCTGTGAGATATTTGATACTCCAATTAAGAAAAAAGCAACAGATGAACATGGAAAGATTACTCCAAAGTACATTGATTACAACATAAAAGATGTAAAGTCCACTTATCAGCTATTCAAAAAAGTAAGACTGGAGTATGAAAAGTATCAGTTGGGCATTCCAATGACTGATATTTATTCTGCTGCTTCTCTTGGTAAACAGGCACTTAATCAATTCAACTTAACTCCCTTTATGCAACAAAATCCAGAATTTCCTCCTGAAATTCTTGGAAATCTGATGAGCGCCTACTATGGAGGGAGATGCGAATGCAGGGAAAGAAAGATTCCTGTTAAAGTCACAGTACTAGATTTTTTCAGCATGTATCCAACAGTAACACTACTTCTTGATCTTTGGAAATATGTCATAGCAGATAAGGTTCATTACATCGACGATACGGAGAACGTTCGGCGATTCATCGAGGCATTCACCTTTGAGGATGCACTCGACGGCGATATGTGGAAGCAACTGAACGCCGTCGTTGAAATCGAACCTGATGGCGATATCCTCCCCACTAGAGCAAAGTATGTAGGGGAGGATGGAACGTTCAATATCGGCATTAATCACCTAACTTCGAATGATTCGATGTACTATTTCCTCCCTGATATTTTAGCATCAAAGCTGCTTACAGGCAAGTCTCCTAAAATTAAGAGAGCTATCAGTTTCATTCCTAAAGGCATACAGGAAGATCTCAAAGAATCGGAGGTCTATGGCGTTCACGTGAACCCAAAGGAAGATAATCTTATCAAAGTCCTTGTTGAACGCAGGCAGGAGATCAAAGGGGAAATGAAGAAAGTATCTAAAGACTCCCATGAATATGATGTTCTGGATGCACAACAGAGGGCTTTGAAAATCCTCAATAATTCCACTACTTACGGAATTTATATTGAGATGCATCCAAAGGATGAGGAAAAACTGGATGTATTCAGTAATGTCAATTTTGGGACTGAAGGCAAATATGAACAACCAGGAAAGTTCTTTAATCCTATAATCGGAGCAAATATTACAGCAGGAGCAAGGTTATTAATTGCGATTGCTGAAAGGTTTGTACTGGATAAAGGAGAAGTACATGCTTACATGGATACGGATTCAATATTCGTTCCTCCACATCTTGCAAATGAATTGAGCCATCTGTTTGAT
The window above is part of the Methanolobus zinderi genome. Proteins encoded here:
- a CDS encoding DNA polymerase domain-containing protein, with product MNNVALRTFSTKKEEKKQSTFRYKQDTPEFSRVFTFDTETTADEYLNLKFGSFNVHENDVYHYGGLFWDERHVSEKEHKVLKEYAEKHNIRLFSLKEFIKLFYLEVYEKKVLCIGYNINFDLSRIILDYGHGRYSGKDGFSLVLSEDTTYPRLRIKHLTGRSYNVEFTRAKGKYRKKKTFKGHFLDVSNLACTLTDNKSLTLEKACEIFDTPIKKKATDEHGKITPKYIDYNIKDVKSTYQLFKKVRLEYEKYQLGIPMTDIYSAASLGKQALNQFNLTPFMQQNPEFPPEILGNLMSAYYGGRCECRERKIPVKVTVLDFFSMYPTVTLLLDLWKYVIADKVHYIDDTENVRRFIEAFTFEDALDGDMWKQLNAVVEIEPDGDILPTRAKYVGEDGTFNIGINHLTSNDSMYYFLPDILASKLLTGKSPKIKRAISFIPKGIQEDLKESEVYGVHVNPKEDNLIKVLVERRQEIKGEMKKVSKDSHEYDVLDAQQRALKILNNSTTYGIYIEMHPKDEEKLDVFSNVNFGTEGKYEQPGKFFNPIIGANITAGARLLIAIAERFVLDKGEVHAYMDTDSIFVPPHLANELSHLFDSLNPYDFDKPILEIEDGMEDIWFYGISSKRYCLFHKEGNKVIIPEGKKLFYKLHGLGHITNPFSRKLKEGDQWHKRLWEDILKVHFHPESLPDVLEMYENYAVISNLAVSTGTILKRFKKLNEGKGFDKQIKPFNFMLVGNGTTVDEDGEKVKPVAPFNKNPQIAIEKEFIDYNTGDTLQGRQYWKPLSDVFLDYIDHPEAKFEGDVGVLQRRHIKPTGCVYIGKEANKVEMQELESNTVETYHDIEKLRRFILNLTPAEAREIGIKYRSTLKKLKDRVKEGEFKLNTKEMRKIIKSL